ATCGCGGCCCAGGAAGTCGAACAGAACATCGAACTGCTGCTCGGCGCCGGCGCCCGCCACTTCATTCCGGTCGCGAGCGGCGGACACCGCACCGACTCGCGCAATCTTCTGGACGAGCAGCGGCGGCGCGGCGTCACGGTGGTGCAGGACGTCGGCGCGTTGCGGCGCCTCGGGCCCGGACCGGTGCTCGGCCTGTTCGCGAACTCGCATCTCGACTACGTGCTCGATGCCGATCCGACCACGCGCCCCTCGCTGTCCGAGATGACACGGGTGGCGCTCGCCCGACTCTCGAGCGACCCGGACGGCTTCTTTCTGATGATCGAGGGCAGTCGCATCGATCACGCCGGACATGACAACGACGCCGCGACCGCCGCGCACGAGGTGCTGGAGTTCGACGACGCGTTTCACGTGGCGCTTGAGTTCGCCCGCCGCAATCCGCACACCCTGATCGTCGTCACCGCCGATCACGAGACCGGCGGGCTGTCGCTGGGACGCGCCGTCGATGGCACCAGCCACTACGCATGGCACCCCGAAGTGCTGCGGCGCGTGCGGCGCTCGAGCGAGTCGATGGCAGCGCGGATCGATGCGGGAGCCGAGCTGACCGCGGTGCTGCGAAGCGACGCCGGGATCTCGGATCTCGGGGTTGCCGAGCGCACGCAGCTGCGCGCGATCAAGGGCGCCGCCCTCGCGTCCGCGATCTCCGAACTGGTGAGCCGGCGCGCCCTCGTCGGCTGGACCACCCGCGGGCACACCGCCGTCGACGTGCCGGTGTGGGCATTCGGGGCGGGCGCCGGGCAGCTGCGCGGCTCGCGCCCGCACGCGGCGCTGGGCCGCCTGATCGCTCGGC
This genomic stretch from Candidatus Eisenbacteria bacterium harbors:
- a CDS encoding alkaline phosphatase — protein: IAAQEVEQNIELLLGAGARHFIPVASGGHRTDSRNLLDEQRRRGVTVVQDVGALRRLGPGPVLGLFANSHLDYVLDADPTTRPSLSEMTRVALARLSSDPDGFFLMIEGSRIDHAGHDNDAATAAHEVLEFDDAFHVALEFARRNPHTLIVVTADHETGGLSLGRAVDGTSHYAWHPEVLRRVRRSSESMAARIDAGAELTAVLRSDAGISDLGVAERTQLRAIKGAALASAISELVSRRALVGWTTRGHTAVDVPVWAFGAGAGQLRGSRPHAALGRLIARLAGLEIGTLTTR